From the Argentina anserina chromosome 3, drPotAnse1.1, whole genome shotgun sequence genome, the window ttagtaaagccccggtcaatggggttttaatatgtcaaaacgtctcttttttcgttgaccgttggtacgaacagtcaaaccatgtccaaaacggacgaaatttttacaggttccctaaatatatataccgatcacatctactggtgtcgatcgatcatatttcaaactggagttgtcgatttcCGAAGTATCcattaatgtattataacctttatattaggtttaaataaaactatctcattataaagcgactatatgaaagaaaattcTTGGAATCGATTagcaccatccgatgtgatcagtatgtatatttagtgatcattttaaaatttcatccaattcggacctcatttgaccatcagaattttcggtaaaacgaaaacaccactaatatgtcataagggatgacctattacaaatatacgaacaccaaaagccgtttgcatatctgaaaatcacctaatttttggtacctatcgtgcgcggtcgcactgaagaaatctatttgggaaagccccggtcaatggggtttcaatatgtcaaaacgcttattttttagttgacatttggtacaaacggtcaaaccatgtcaaaaaagaatgaaatttttacgggttccctacatatatatacctatcacatctactgatgtcgatcgaccatatttcgaactggagttgtcgatcgctaaagtgtccactaatgtatcataacctttataatagatttataataaagCTATCaaattatgaagcgactatatgaaggaaacttctcggaatctattgacaccagccgatgtgatcagtatatatgtttagtgacccttaaaaaatttcatccaattcggacctcgtttaaccgtcagaatttccgataaatcgaaaacactactaatatgtcataagggaggacctattacaaatatgcgaacatcaaaagccatttgcatctatgaaatcacctaatttttgttatctatcgtgtgtggtcgcactgaagaaacctatttggcaaaactcCGGTCAAttgagttttattatgtgaaacgcctttttttttgtttaccgtAGGTATGgacggtcaaatcatgttcaaaacggatgaaatttttacagggttcctaaatatatatatctatcacatctactagtgtCGATCAAAAATagttcgaactggagttattgatcgccgaagtgtccactaatgtatcataacctttatattaggttttataataaaactaccgcattatgaagcaactatatgaaagaaacttctcaggatcgattggcaccagctgatgtgatcggtatatatatttagtgaccttgtaaaaatttcattcaatttggacttcgtttgaccgtcagaattttcggtaaatcgaaaacactactaatatgccataaggaatgatctattacaaatatgcgaatgccgaaagccgtttgcatatctgaaatcaccttatttttgttacttatcttatgcggtcgaactgaagaaatctatttggtaaAGTCTCGGTCAattgggttttaatatgtcaaaacgcctcttttttagttgaccgttagtacgaacggtcaaaccatgtccaaaacggacgaaagttttacgggttccctaaatatatataccgatcacatctactggtgtcgatcaactatatttcgaactggagttgtcgattgcCAAAGTGTCcattaatgtattataacctttatattaggtttataataaaactatctcATTAtaaaacgactatatgaaagaaacttctcatAATCGATtaacaccatccgatgtgaccagtatatatatttagtgatcattttaaaatttcatccaattcggacctcgtttgactatcagaattttcggtaaatcaaaaacaccactaatatgccctaagggatgacctattacaaatatgcgaaggccaaaagccgtttgcatatctgaaatcacctaatttttgttacctatcgtgtgcagtcgcactaaagaaatatatttggcaaagccccggtcaatggggtttcaatatgtcaaaacacatattttttagttgactTTTGGTacaaacggtcaaaccatgtccaaaaaaggacgaaatttttacgggttccctaaatatatataccgatcacatctactggtatcgatcgaccatatttcgaactggagttgtcgatcgctaAAGtctctactaatgtatcataagttttatattagatttataataaaactatcacattatgaagcgactatatgaaggaaacttctcagaattgatcgacaccagctgatgtgatcggtatatatatttagtgaccctgtaaaaatttcatccaattcggacattgtttgaccgtcggaatttccgataaatcgaaaacaccactaatatcccctaagggatgacctattacaaatatgcaaacACCAAAAGCCATTTGTAtctctgaaatcacctaatttttgttacctatcgtgcgcggtcgcactgaagaaatctatttggcaaaactcCGGTCAAttagattttattatgtgaaaatgtcttttttttatttaccgtaggtacggagggtcaaatcatgtttaaaacggatgaaatttttacagggtccctaaatatatatatctatcacatctattggtgtcgatcgacaatatttcgaaattaaaatttatttgtgacttttttaacgatgttttctaataattcttttattgtttcaaacccttaaattagagtattatatattttttttctaatacaagcccgcaaggccgggcccgtaaaagcccgcaagacCCGTCCTTGCCCGGCCCACTCGGCCCGCCTTAGATGGGCTGGTTTGGATATTCggatttgtgaaaatactcgGCTCGCTACTTACTTAAATTTACTAAGACCCGGCCGGGCCCATTGACGAGTCCTAACTCTATGTATATATGCAATGGTCATGCATGCTATGTTGCCTAGCTATGCTTGTAATCTTCATGTAACCAGTTAGAACTTCTTGTGTACCAGTTTGTCAATGATCTAACTTACTTACATCATTTTTTACCCAGTTGCATATCTCGATCATGTTCAAGTCCCGCACCCTTTGCGATCCCAAACCCTTTTGTTCTGGAAGGACTACCAGTAAATACTATAGATCGATCACCAAATGCTCCCAACTGTGTTCTGCTACACGTGTAGACGATAAGGAAATGTTggaaatacaatacaaactcgaaTTCGAACAACAAACTCAAACTAGCTGGgtaaaacatgaacaaaaaACTGGGGCACAAATAACTGATACTTTCAAAAACTTCAACGGCATACAATGGAATTCTAAACCCCACTTTCAGTAGCTATTACGTGAAGCAAAGTTCATGTATTAGTTACGGCAATAATTTGAATGTATCCAATACCAAACATCATGACTAAACATACACAAATGCTTCGGTAGATTTTCTGGTGTTGCGTGTTGTTTATAATCAACCAAACTAAACCCAAAACCTGCATTTGTGACAATTGCTTCAATTTTATTAAAACATATATAGCAATTCCAAACTTGCCGAGTTTGATTGATATGGTGCTAATGTATAAGCTCCAGTTTTGAAAGTAAAAAAGAGTCAGCCAAGCATGCTTGGGTCCAATGCTCAGTCGTAGAGCATTTGACTGCAGATCAAGAGGTGACCGGCTCGAACCCGGTTGGGCCCTTTACGTTGATAAATTTTTTTGCAACGTGTCACGCTACTAGTAGGTTCGGGCTACTCTTCCACAAGAATGATCAGAATTAACGGTTAATATTAACGAAAAATCCAACACATGGACGGATGCTGATGAAAGCAGTTTCACTCCTTATTCTTCCGAGAAAAGATCGAGTGCTCCTCGCACATCGCCTACCAAAACTTCCCTCTGGCTGAAGAAAAgattcgattttttttttttgaaatttcgtAACCGGAAATTGAAAGACAGAGATCGCCAATCAACCCTCTCCTAGGTTCCGGTAATTTTCACTATCACGACCTGCTTCATTTCTAGGTCACCGCATTCACCATCGCATGCATTGTTTAAGGAATTGGGCTAATTCCGAGCCATTTCTAGTAAAGACAAAAGCTTTGGGTTGTGTTTAACTGCTTCAGTTTAGGGTTTGATCTGGCTGAGAATGTTTCTTACTTTTCTTAGTTTTTGATATTGGTGTTCTTATTTCAGATGGAGTTCAGCACTGTCTGTACTAATTGACACTTCAATTTGGGTACTCAGAGTGAAGGTGGATTCAAACTGTTgttcaatcttttttttaCTGTGGATTATAACAGGCAAAATGGTAAGATACTGATTTGTCTGTGAAGCTAATGAAGTATTTATTTGGAGTTTATGATTGATTATGGTTTTGGGGTGTTTAGTTTGGTTTTAGCTGTAAACTTTTTCATGGTGCTAagattggatgcatttttgggtGATTGTTACTTTTACATTAGATTTGCTACTACTAATAGTTTGCGAAAATGGGGTTTAGAATTAGACTCATTTTTTTACTTATATCAGTTATATGGTACTTGTGGTTGTTTAAAGTTTAAGATGTTGAGTGTTGTTCCATAGGATTGCTGAAGTTCTGTAATAATTAGGTACATAAAAGCTGAAACAATTGTGCCTTGAGTGtgttgttcatgttttacCTAGTTTGAGTTATAGATAAACACTTCTAAATCTTCCTTTTGTCCTCAAAttgtcttgaatttgtgcATGAGTGTGAGGTAAACGAAAATTGGAGAATTATTGAGTGATGGTGTTTACCGGCTGTGTTTTCAGAACAAGGGGTTTTGGATGGCAAAGGGCGCAGGGCATGAAAATGATGGAGATGCAACTTATGGTAACCCTTCAAGAATTGAACCAAAGCGGTCTCACCAATGGTTTGCAGATTCTACTGAACCCCAGCTGTTCCGCAACAAAAAGCAAGCCGTACATGTTCCAAACAGCAATTTGAGCATGGGAATGCCAACTGAAACTGTCTCGTGGGAGAATCCTTCCAGTTTCCAGTCGGTTCCACATCAATTTATTGACCGATTATTTGGATCCGATACAGAAAGCGCTGCCAACTTTTCAAACAGGAACATGGCGCCTGTTGGATCAGATGATTGGAGCATAAGAACAAAGGGTGTTGATGACCAATTTGGAGAAGATGCACCTGTAAATTTGTCCATATCTCATGCTATTGAAAATCCTGAAGTATGTCTTGGCTATGCTGGAATTAGAAAAATTAAAGTCAACCAGGTTAAGGACAGCGACACAGGCATGCACGCATCAAGGGAACATGGTTCTAGTAGGGAATATAACAGTAACCTGCCCACAAGTCAGGCATTCGATAGGACACATGAAACCAGCTTCATATCACCTGGGCAGGCATATGATAAGGAGCATGATAATGTCACATTAATGGGTCATACCTACAACCTGGGAGCTGCACATGTCAGACCCTTAGGTGCCAACTATGGCaagagggaagaaaatgtgataTCAATAGGTGACAGTTACAGTAAAGGGAATGCCAATATGATATCTTTTGGCGGGTTTCCTGATGAACAAGATATGAACACCATGGACAGGGCTGCTGCAAACTATGATCAATTGTACCATCAGTCTTCAGTTCAAACATCAGAAACTGCGAATGAGAAAGAATCGGACGCGACAAATGTCAATGCAGCTGATAATAATGCGTCTGTAGCTAAATCAAGACCAGAACCAGTTTCCAAGAGTAAACCAGAAATCAAACCGGTAAAGAAACAAGCTCCAAACAGCTTCCCCTCTAATGTTAGAAGCTTGATTTCAACTGGTATCTTAGATGGCGTGCCTGTGAAGTATGTTTCCCTGGCACGTGAGGTATAGTCCATCTTTATCAgccttttattttcatttctgtTTTCAAGCAACTGAAATCTTGCTAGAGACTTATGCTTATATCTTTGCCTGTACTTAGGAACTTCGTGGAATTATAAAGGGTGCTAGCTATCTTTGTGGGTGTCAGTCATGTAACTTCACAAAGGTAAGTAATAACAAATATACTAAGTCATCTGTTATCATAGTTTTTCCCTTGTACATTATCTGGACACccaataatcaaaatatgtatTGTGGAAGGGGCTTAATGCTTATGAATTTGAGCGGCATGCTGGTTGCAAAACAAAGCATCCAAACAATCACATATACTTTGAGAATGGGAAGACCATCTATCAGATAGTACAAGAATTAAGAAGCACCCCTGAGAGCTTGTTGTTTGATACAATGCAAACAGTCTTTGGTGCCCCGATCAATCAGAAATCTTTTCTCAGTTGGAAAGGTAACACTctgatttttcattttcttttcctggCTTTAAATGTCAATTGACTCTAGCATGATCCAAGTTGTGCTCATTGCTTATTCAACTGATATTCTGTTCCTCAGAATCCTTTCAAGCAGCTACTCGCGAACTTCAGCGCATTTATGGAAAGGAAGAACTGAACTTGTAGGATATGGCTTAGGCTATCTCAAATGTAAGATTGGTAATTATCTTGTATGTGTAGGAATAATCACTACTGGTATGTATTTGTATGACCGATGGATGGAAAAAATGAACACTTTTCTGCTCTGTGAGATACAGTATGCTTGAATCCTCTTATCCATTCTCTTATCCATTCGGCTTGTGCTCGTTAGATTTCCTTTGACATTTGAAGTGATAACATAAAACAgctgtttgatttgttattccTTCTAAATTAAAGCTGCCTTGTACCACATCTTAGAcgtgaaaaaaaattagctaCATTTCTGAGTCCTGAATGAACAGATTGCCGGCTCAGCCATGGGGGCTTGTGACCTAATGTTGGGGGCAATAAAGATGGATTGGGAAGGTTGGATGGACAACCTTACGACTGCAAATAAAGATGATTCACTATAACCCGCATCAAAGGTCTGCAACTAACCAGTAGTCACTAGATTCTTAAATAAGGTCGAGCTGTCTTTATCAGAGCAACGAGTGGTTTACGTATATCTCGCGTCGTTAAGGCAGGTGCCTTCTTAACCTTGGCTTCCATCCAGTGGTGATTTGCCTGATTTTTACGAGGTTTTAGTTTTGTCCAAATACGAGTCTCCACTCTCCACCATGATGCTCTCCAATGAACCTAATTGTATTGAACCAGTAAGCTACAGATTTTCTGCCTCGTACTTTCTAGCGACTTCGTAGTGTTAGGAGCGGCCTACTTGTTTGGTGGCGCGGTTGCGTTATCTGACCTAGGTGATTACGGATAAGCTTAATCCATGGAATAATAATCTAATCTCTTCACTTGATACTTTGTGACATTAACAATAAAATGCTGGCATAAACAGTGGAGCATATTGAAGCAAGATCCCTAATGCAATTTTCAGTCGACTGAAGCATACAATTTGGGTACACTTCCGTTAAGGAACTTAATGCACTGGAAAAGCTTTCATTACAGCATACCCTCTTTTTTGTATTTTGCAATTATAaacatcaaaatatacaaaaCACATACTCACGGGTCATTAACTTGCACATGTTGCAGCAACGTCTTAGgctttttttaaatttataaatatcAGATCTGCATTTGTCTATATCTCTCGCACACTACGATAAGTCACAAGCATAAGGGCAGAAAGGGCAGTAATCGAAAATGTGTCTGCCACAGGTTACACATCAATCTTTACCACAAAGAGAGAAATGATAAGCAACTACCTTTCACACGCTAAGTTTGAAAAGAatgagatgaaaaaaaaaggaagatgagaaaaagaagattaCAAGCACCATCATACTGTATTGTCATACAATTAGTTTGTTTCCTTTCCAAGCATAAGTGTAAGCTCCCATGCATGTCCTCCTTGATTCTAACGAAAGGATCTTACGCACAACACCCTGACTTTTGTGAAGCTTGACCAGCTCCACCTGCCTGGTCAGGTTGATTGATCTTGATTGTGTTTGGCTACAATAACAGAACCAAAAAGATTATTTCCATAAATCGAACTCTACGAATATGCAACTTATTTCTTTAATGGTATAGAGAGGAGCAACTATGATACCTCAGCCCTAGTGTCGGTATCCGCAAGCCGCTGCTTAATGTCTCTTGCTATTGAGAAGAAAACTTGCTCCACATTGAGATTGGTTTTTGCACTCTGCAGGACGGAATCTATATTAATACAATACGTAGCAACACCATTCAACTAAATTTCACTATCTGAACCATTACTTACAGTTTCAAAGAACTTGATCCCATACTCGTCAGCAAGTGCTTGGCCCTTAGAGGTAGGCACGGCCTGAAAAGATGGCAGATATACAATcaggaatagtacagatattTCCAGATTTATCCCTTGTTTCTTTCTAGCTAATAAATTCTATCACAAAAATTGTACTCAGAACTAAGGTTGCTGAGTACATTTACATGTAAAcactaaattacaaaattggtACATTACACTAAATTGTACTCGGAACTAAGGTTGCTAAGATATTTTGAAGCCATTTACATATAGACACTAAGTTACAGACTAGCTGACTAAGTGGTAAGTACTTAGGTTGATCTGTTTCCCTATGAGCATCTAGAGTGGATTGGTTATGTTTCGGAAGATGACATGGTAGAGGATAAAGGGCCTGCTAGGCCTCAGGCTGTTTTCATATTTGTACAGACCAATAGCTACTTTGTTTGAGGTTGAAGTTCACCAACAAATACTTACAGCAGAATAAGATTTCCCTTTGTAGAAATTAAAACTAAAAACCAAGATGCATTATTTATTGACCCAAACAAGCCATGTATATCAACAAGCACTCAAAAAGTATgagcaagaaaaagaaacaacttTCCCTGTGTGATAAGTTGCAAAATTTGATTAATCAAATTGTAGAAAGTATGCACAAGCTCACCCTTTTACTTTCATCCATGTCCGCCTTGTTCCCTACAAGTATTTTGTTGACATTATCTGATGCATGTTGTTCGATGTTGCGAATCCAGTTTCTAATGTCTGAAAAGAGTAACAAACCAGGTCATTGACAATAAGGAAATTAAGAAActttaaacaaaagaaattcTGGAGAAACATCCTAACTTTCAATCCATagaaacagaaaaagaaaattgaatgATTCATTAAGAATATGTCATTACAATAAGGAAGAAAATTTACTGTTGAAAGATGATTCATCAGTAACATCATAGACCAGTAAAATTCCCATGGCTCCACGATAGTAAGCTGCAAACAGAGGGTAAGAGTTAATAGATTGAAAAATAAGACTGAATAAACAGCAATAATCTTCCTCAATTTATTCAGAAACAGACAAGGAACACATCCTTATCTAATCATTGATTTGTTACAAAAATCAAAGTACTGATGTCTAAGTTCAAAGAAGTTGCAATACTAAGCCTGCCAAATGCTCTGATAATAACTGCCGAGTGCAGTTCAAGGAAATCCTCCTCACAAAAGACACAAGGGAATATGGATGCTCTGGCAGAGAGGCACAATCTTGACTTTGATGCTTCATACCTCAAATCTAAGGAGAAGCCCATATTTGGTTGCATTCATGTGATTCCTATTTTAGGGGGGTTGGCATAATCCAGTGTATTAGGCTTCTAACAGGATGGGGCGCTACCAGGGGATTTCAAtgtccctttttttttaagtaagAACCTTGACACAGATAACAACCTTGACCAATTCAGGAAGTTGCTCCAGGAATTTATGTACCTTCACAACAGTCTGCAGTCGTGCACAAGCCATGAGGTTAGGAATTCATCATATCGAGGACATGACCATCTGTCCTGAGATGCAGACTGTCGTCCACTACACATTTAGGCAAAAAACTTCCAATGGACTTTGTACCATATCTGATAGGTCGGCTTCTCAATAGCAACAAGGGATCAAATTTCTGAACTTGAATATGTCTAGCTgttgaataatttatattcGGATTACATTCTCCAATGTACAGGTTTGGTGTTGCAAGTCACTTCTGGCTCCCGATGGGTTGCCTCCCCGGGTCTCGCCGAAGGAAAGTCAAATAAATGAAGTAAGGTTGAGATAGTTGCACATTTGCACTTCACTCGATATTACAGTACTCCCAAACACACTTCTGCTAAAATAATGCTCATAGGGACCACCGTTTTAAGCAATCACAAAACTCTGCCTAAATTTCATCCCTTTTTTACACGTGGTTTGGGAGCACTAGTCTTTTAAATatatcaacaacaacaaaccaCTTTCAAGTCAATTTTCTGCAATATTATATGTAGAATTTGATACCCGTATCCCTCCCACAAGAGCAAATTTAACCAAGTCTTGCAAATGTGGGAAATGAAAGGTCTTATAAAAAACTTTATAACACAATGTATCCAATGTAAGCAATGCATAAAGTTTGGCCAGTTCTTTGTCAATTTAAATGCGAGTAATCATAAAGATGATGTACCAGTTGTGATTGTACGGAAACGTTCCTGACCAGCTGTATCCCAAATCTGGAGCTTAATCCGTTTTCCATCTAGTTCAATGGTCCTAATCTTAAAATCAATTCTGCACACCACAATATAAGTAGAATCAAACTAACAGAACTTACAGCATGCACTAAAACACAAAACTTCAAAAATACACGCACCCAATGGTTGTTATGAAACTAGTGGTGAATGAACCATCTGAGAAACGCAAAAGAAGGCAACTCTTACCAAcacctgcaaaaaaaaaacaattatcaagaaagaaaaattaagtTTGACATTGTTTATGTACAAAGTGTACTAAGTTCTGCCCCCATTTATCCAAGAGAAAATGTACTAAGTTCTGATAACCACTAAGACAGTCATCATTTTCAAATGTATCAGCACATAACAGTCGGTTTGAGTACACGCTATTCCAAAAATGCATTATAAGACAAACTAGTTTATCATGACAGGAATGACAGCATTATGTTTTGCCACCTTAGACTAATTAACCAACCATCCAAATTACCCAGTTTTAAAAACTGCATATTCGACTCAAATAAACAGGAGAACAAAACAGCCCTATGCACAGCTAAACCAAGCAAAATGCATAAAAATGCCCGATTTCCTTCAATCAACAACACCTGATCCAAAATCTCAAACACCCATTTCATCAAACCAAACTCAAAAACCAACCAATCGAACCAGATCCAAACCACACAGCAAccaaaatctcattttctccACACATTTATGAACACTAAATCACCACACATGTATTCCC encodes:
- the LOC126786024 gene encoding ras-related protein RABE1c-like, whose amino-acid sequence is MAAPPARARADYDYLIKLLLIGDSGVGKSCLLLRFSDGSFTTSFITTIGIDFKIRTIELDGKRIKLQIWDTAGQERFRTITTAYYRGAMGILLVYDVTDESSFNNIRNWIRNIEQHASDNVNKILVGNKADMDESKRAVPTSKGQALADEYGIKFFETSAKTNLNVEQVFFSIARDIKQRLADTDTRAEPNTIKINQPDQAGGAGQASQKSGCCA
- the LOC126786008 gene encoding uncharacterized protein LOC126786008 encodes the protein MNKGFWMAKGAGHENDGDATYGNPSRIEPKRSHQWFADSTEPQLFRNKKQAVHVPNSNLSMGMPTETVSWENPSSFQSVPHQFIDRLFGSDTESAANFSNRNMAPVGSDDWSIRTKGVDDQFGEDAPVNLSISHAIENPEVCLGYAGIRKIKVNQVKDSDTGMHASREHGSSREYNSNLPTSQAFDRTHETSFISPGQAYDKEHDNVTLMGHTYNLGAAHVRPLGANYGKREENVISIGDSYSKGNANMISFGGFPDEQDMNTMDRAAANYDQLYHQSSVQTSETANEKESDATNVNAADNNASVAKSRPEPVSKSKPEIKPVKKQAPNSFPSNVRSLISTGILDGVPVKYVSLAREELRGIIKGASYLCGCQSCNFTKGLNAYEFERHAGCKTKHPNNHIYFENGKTIYQIVQELRSTPESLLFDTMQTVFGAPINQKSFLSWKESFQAATRELQRIYGKEELNL